Proteins encoded within one genomic window of Esox lucius isolate fEsoLuc1 chromosome 12, fEsoLuc1.pri, whole genome shotgun sequence:
- the csde1 gene encoding cold shock domain-containing protein E1 isoform X9, whose protein sequence is MERIHSEPPLARKTASASSTSAVTIPRSFSVSHKKHKRTPLYQRSMSFDPGMLHNNGHTAFANGTVAGIRETGVVEKLLTSYGFIQCSERQARLFFHCSQYNGNLQELKIGDDVEFEVSSDRRTGKPIAVKLLKIKPEVLPEERISGQVVSAISTHLDSKSTPGQVPTGSVCYERNGYGFLPSQEVFYLTYTPDDIEGNMHLDTGDKVSFYMETNKHTGAVSAHNIVLVKKKQMRCQGVVCATKEAFGFIERADVVKEIFFHYSEFKGDLEALQAGDDVEFTIKERNGKEVATDVRLLPQGTVIFEDISIEQFEGTVAKVIPKVPTKNQNDPLPGRICARISFTDKELLFGEKDTKSKVTLLEGDHVQFNISTDRRDKLERATNIDILPDTFHFTKESREMGVIAAMRDGFGFIKCVDRDARMFFHFSEVLEESQLHISDEVEFTVVPVSPEKTSMDMLSAQRNHAVRIKKLPKGTVSFHTQSEQRFVGLVEKESTAAVTNNKSASPSKAKEKKKDKGKVVEKEAEEGVISYEDCGVKLTVSYHVKDLDGAAQPQAGDKVEFSINEVKRTGQQSAVTIKILNRTVNTKRLLGYIATLKDNFGFIETANHDQEIFFHYSELCGDLENLELGDTVEYTLSKGKGNKVSAEKVTKVAAGRQESIPGNGVGQDVGEAVMLGKVLRPLRSVDPSQTEYQGLIELTEEDGTKGQHYPFGIVGMANKADCLQKGEMVKFQLCTVSQTGQKMACNVVPQRKALVECVKDQFGFITYEVGESKKLFFHVKEVQDGLELQTGDEVEFSVILNQRTGKCSACNVRRVSEGPKPVATPRPDRLVNRLKSITLDDVSAPRLVIVRQPRGPDNSKGFSVERKTRQPGVID, encoded by the exons ATGGAGAGAATACACTCTGAACCCCCTTTGGCACGTAAAACTGCCTCTGCCTCTTCCACCTCTGCTGTGACTATCCCCCGGTCCTTCTCTgtttcacacaaaaaacacaagcgGACCCCCCTGTATCAGAGATCA ATGAGTTTTGACCCGGGCATGCTCCATAACAACGGGCACACTGCGTTTGCAAACGGCACAGTGGCGGGCATCAGGGAGACTGGCGTAGTGGAGAAGCTGCTTACCTCCTATGGGTTCATCCAGTGCTCTGAGCGGCAGGCCCGCCTGTTCTTTCACTGTTCGCAGTACAATGGAAACCTGCAGGAACTCAAGATAGGAG ATGATGTGGAGTTTGAAGTGTCCTCAGACAGGCGCACTGGCAAGCCCATAGCAGTGAAGTTGCTTAAGATCAAGCCAGAGGTGCTTCCAGAGGAGCGCATCTCGGGCCAG GTTGTCTCAGCCATCTCTACTCACCTGGATAGCAAGTCTACTCCAGGCCAGGTGCCCACTGGCAGTGTGTGCTATGAGAGGAACGGG TATGGATTCCTTCCCTCACAGGAGGTGTTCTACCTCACCTACACCCCTGATGACATAGAGGGCAATATGCACCTGGACACTGGAGACAAAGTTAGCTTCTACATGGAGACCAACAAACA CACTGGTGCAGTAAGTGCTCACAATATCGTTCTGGTGAAGAAGAAACAAATGAGGTGCCAGGGAGTTGTTTGTGCAACCAAG GAGGCCTTTGGGTTTATTGAAAGAGCTGACGTGGTGAAAGAGATATTCTTTCACTACAGCGAGTTCAAGGGTGACCTGGAGGCCCTGCAGGCTGGTGACGACGTTGAGTTCACCATTAAAGAGAGAAAC GGGAAAGAGGTGGCCACAGACGTGAGGCTGCTCCCACAGGGGACCGTCATATTTGAGGACATTAGCATTGAGCAGTTTGAAGGCACTGTTGCAAAGGTCATCCCCAAAGTTCCAACCAAGAACCAG AATGATCCGCTACCAGGCCGCATCTGTGCCAGGATCAGTTTTACTGACAAGGAACTCCTTTTTGGAGAGAAGGACACAAAGTCCAAGGTGACCCTGCTGGAGGGCGACCATGTGCAGTTCAACATCTCCACTGACCGCCGGGACAAGCTGGAGCGAGCCACCAACATAGACATCCTTCCAGACACCTTCCACTTCACCAAAGAGTCCCGTGAGATG GGTGTGATTGCTGCCATGCGTGATGGCTTTGGCTTCATCAAGTGTGTAGACCGGGATGCTAGGATGTTCTTTCACTTCAGCGAGGTCCTGGAGGAGAGCCAATTACACATCTCTGATGAAGTAGAGTTCACAGTTGTGCCCGTGAGTCCAGAGAAAACGTCCATG GACATGCTGTCTGCCCAGAGAAACCATGCTGTGCGCATTAAGAAGCTGCCCAAGGGCACGGTCTCCTTCCATACCCAGTCTGAGCAGCGCTTTGTGGGCTTGGTGGAGAAGGAGTCTACAGCGGCCGTCACCAACAACAAGAGCGCAAGCCcaagcaaggccaaagagaag AAAAAAGACAAG GGTAAAGTAGTTGAAAAG GAAGCTGAAGAGGGAGTCATTTCTTATGAGGACTGTGGGGTGAAGCTGACTGTGTCCTACCATGTCAAAGATCTGGATGGAGCTGCCCAGCCACAAGCCGGTGATAAG GTGGAGTTCTCCATCAATGAGGTAAAGAGGACAGGCCAGCAGAGTGCTGTCACCATCAAGATCCTCAACCGGACCGTCAACACCAAGAGACTGCTGGGATACATAGCCACCCTAAAAGACAACTTTGGCTTCATAGAGACGGCCAATCACGATCAAGAGATCTTCTTTCACTACAG TGAGCTGTGTGGAGACTTGGAGAACTTGGAGCTGGGTGACACGGTGGAATACACCCTGTCCAAGGGCAAAGGAAACAAAGTCAGTGCTGAGAAGGTTACGAAGGTGGCGGCAGGTAGGCAGGAGAGTATTCCAG GGAATGGTGTTGGGCAGGATGTTGGTGAGGCAGTAATGCTGGGTAAGGTGCTGCGTCCTCTGCGCAGCGTGGATCCGTCCCAGACTGAGTACCAGGGCCTCATCGAGCTCACAGAGGAAG ATGGCACAAAGGGCCAACATTACCCTTTTGGCATTGTGGGCATGGCGAACAAGGCGGACTGTCTGCAGAAAGGAGAGATGGTGAAGTTCCAGCTGTGCACAGTGTCCCAGACAGGACAGAAGATGGCCTGCAATGTCGTCCCCCAACGCAAAGCCCTTGTGGAATGTGTCAAGGACCAG TTTGGTTTCATCACGTATGAAGTTGGCGAGAGTAAGAAGCTGTTTTTCCACGTGAAGGAGGTGCAGGATGGCTTGGAGCTTCAGACTGGGGATGAGGTGGAATTCTCGGTCATCCTCAACCAACGCACAGGGAAATGTAGTGCCTGCAATGTGCGCCGAGTCAG TGAAGGGCCTAAACCGGTGGCAACCCCCCGCCCCGATCGCTTGGTCAACCGGCTCAAGAGCATCACCCTTGATGATGTTAGCGCCCCCCGCCTAGTCATTGTGAGACAGCCTCGTGGCCCTGATAACTCAAAG GGTTTCAGCGTGGAGAGGAAAACCCGTCAACCGGGTGTCATTGACTGA
- the csde1 gene encoding cold shock domain-containing protein E1 isoform X2 has product MERIHSEPPLARKTASASSTSAVTIPRSFSVSHKKHKRTPLYQRSMSFDPGMLHNNGHTAFANGTVAGIRETGVVEKLLTSYGFIQCSERQARLFFHCSQYNGNLQELKIGDDVEFEVSSDRRTGKPIAVKLLKIKPEVLPEERISGQVGPDSHASPFTVLHGYIHPVVSAISTHLDSKSTPGQVPTGSVCYERNGYGFLPSQEVFYLTYTPDDIEGNMHLDTGDKVSFYMETNKHTGAVSAHNIVLVKKKQMRCQGVVCATKEAFGFIERADVVKEIFFHYSEFKGDLEALQAGDDVEFTIKERNGKEVATDVRLLPQGTVIFEDISIEQFEGTVAKVIPKVPTKNQNDPLPGRICARISFTDKELLFGEKDTKSKVTLLEGDHVQFNISTDRRDKLERATNIDILPDTFHFTKESREMGVIAAMRDGFGFIKCVDRDARMFFHFSEVLEESQLHISDEVEFTVVPVSPEKTSMDMLSAQRNHAVRIKKLPKGTVSFHTQSEQRFVGLVEKESTAAVTNNKSASPSKAKEKKKDKEAEEGVISYEDCGVKLTVSYHVKDLDGAAQPQAGDKVEFSINEVKRTGQQSAVTIKILNRTVNTKRLLGYIATLKDNFGFIETANHDQEIFFHYSELCGDLENLELGDTVEYTLSKGKGNKVSAEKVTKVAAGRQESIPGNGVGQDVGEAVMLGKVLRPLRSVDPSQTEYQGLIELTEEDGTKGQHYPFGIVGMANKADCLQKGEMVKFQLCTVSQTGQKMACNVVPQRKALVECVKDQFGFITYEVGESKKLFFHVKEVQDGLELQTGDEVEFSVILNQRTGKCSACNVRRVSEGPKPVATPRPDRLVNRLKSITLDDVSAPRLVIVRQPRGPDNSKGFSVERKTRQPGVID; this is encoded by the exons ATGGAGAGAATACACTCTGAACCCCCTTTGGCACGTAAAACTGCCTCTGCCTCTTCCACCTCTGCTGTGACTATCCCCCGGTCCTTCTCTgtttcacacaaaaaacacaagcgGACCCCCCTGTATCAGAGATCA ATGAGTTTTGACCCGGGCATGCTCCATAACAACGGGCACACTGCGTTTGCAAACGGCACAGTGGCGGGCATCAGGGAGACTGGCGTAGTGGAGAAGCTGCTTACCTCCTATGGGTTCATCCAGTGCTCTGAGCGGCAGGCCCGCCTGTTCTTTCACTGTTCGCAGTACAATGGAAACCTGCAGGAACTCAAGATAGGAG ATGATGTGGAGTTTGAAGTGTCCTCAGACAGGCGCACTGGCAAGCCCATAGCAGTGAAGTTGCTTAAGATCAAGCCAGAGGTGCTTCCAGAGGAGCGCATCTCGGGCCAGGTGGGGCCAGACTCGCACGCCTCTCCCTTTACTGTGCTGCATGGTTATATTCATCCA GTTGTCTCAGCCATCTCTACTCACCTGGATAGCAAGTCTACTCCAGGCCAGGTGCCCACTGGCAGTGTGTGCTATGAGAGGAACGGG TATGGATTCCTTCCCTCACAGGAGGTGTTCTACCTCACCTACACCCCTGATGACATAGAGGGCAATATGCACCTGGACACTGGAGACAAAGTTAGCTTCTACATGGAGACCAACAAACA CACTGGTGCAGTAAGTGCTCACAATATCGTTCTGGTGAAGAAGAAACAAATGAGGTGCCAGGGAGTTGTTTGTGCAACCAAG GAGGCCTTTGGGTTTATTGAAAGAGCTGACGTGGTGAAAGAGATATTCTTTCACTACAGCGAGTTCAAGGGTGACCTGGAGGCCCTGCAGGCTGGTGACGACGTTGAGTTCACCATTAAAGAGAGAAAC GGGAAAGAGGTGGCCACAGACGTGAGGCTGCTCCCACAGGGGACCGTCATATTTGAGGACATTAGCATTGAGCAGTTTGAAGGCACTGTTGCAAAGGTCATCCCCAAAGTTCCAACCAAGAACCAG AATGATCCGCTACCAGGCCGCATCTGTGCCAGGATCAGTTTTACTGACAAGGAACTCCTTTTTGGAGAGAAGGACACAAAGTCCAAGGTGACCCTGCTGGAGGGCGACCATGTGCAGTTCAACATCTCCACTGACCGCCGGGACAAGCTGGAGCGAGCCACCAACATAGACATCCTTCCAGACACCTTCCACTTCACCAAAGAGTCCCGTGAGATG GGTGTGATTGCTGCCATGCGTGATGGCTTTGGCTTCATCAAGTGTGTAGACCGGGATGCTAGGATGTTCTTTCACTTCAGCGAGGTCCTGGAGGAGAGCCAATTACACATCTCTGATGAAGTAGAGTTCACAGTTGTGCCCGTGAGTCCAGAGAAAACGTCCATG GACATGCTGTCTGCCCAGAGAAACCATGCTGTGCGCATTAAGAAGCTGCCCAAGGGCACGGTCTCCTTCCATACCCAGTCTGAGCAGCGCTTTGTGGGCTTGGTGGAGAAGGAGTCTACAGCGGCCGTCACCAACAACAAGAGCGCAAGCCcaagcaaggccaaagagaag AAAAAAGACAAG GAAGCTGAAGAGGGAGTCATTTCTTATGAGGACTGTGGGGTGAAGCTGACTGTGTCCTACCATGTCAAAGATCTGGATGGAGCTGCCCAGCCACAAGCCGGTGATAAG GTGGAGTTCTCCATCAATGAGGTAAAGAGGACAGGCCAGCAGAGTGCTGTCACCATCAAGATCCTCAACCGGACCGTCAACACCAAGAGACTGCTGGGATACATAGCCACCCTAAAAGACAACTTTGGCTTCATAGAGACGGCCAATCACGATCAAGAGATCTTCTTTCACTACAG TGAGCTGTGTGGAGACTTGGAGAACTTGGAGCTGGGTGACACGGTGGAATACACCCTGTCCAAGGGCAAAGGAAACAAAGTCAGTGCTGAGAAGGTTACGAAGGTGGCGGCAGGTAGGCAGGAGAGTATTCCAG GGAATGGTGTTGGGCAGGATGTTGGTGAGGCAGTAATGCTGGGTAAGGTGCTGCGTCCTCTGCGCAGCGTGGATCCGTCCCAGACTGAGTACCAGGGCCTCATCGAGCTCACAGAGGAAG ATGGCACAAAGGGCCAACATTACCCTTTTGGCATTGTGGGCATGGCGAACAAGGCGGACTGTCTGCAGAAAGGAGAGATGGTGAAGTTCCAGCTGTGCACAGTGTCCCAGACAGGACAGAAGATGGCCTGCAATGTCGTCCCCCAACGCAAAGCCCTTGTGGAATGTGTCAAGGACCAG TTTGGTTTCATCACGTATGAAGTTGGCGAGAGTAAGAAGCTGTTTTTCCACGTGAAGGAGGTGCAGGATGGCTTGGAGCTTCAGACTGGGGATGAGGTGGAATTCTCGGTCATCCTCAACCAACGCACAGGGAAATGTAGTGCCTGCAATGTGCGCCGAGTCAG TGAAGGGCCTAAACCGGTGGCAACCCCCCGCCCCGATCGCTTGGTCAACCGGCTCAAGAGCATCACCCTTGATGATGTTAGCGCCCCCCGCCTAGTCATTGTGAGACAGCCTCGTGGCCCTGATAACTCAAAG GGTTTCAGCGTGGAGAGGAAAACCCGTCAACCGGGTGTCATTGACTGA
- the csde1 gene encoding cold shock domain-containing protein E1 isoform X15 → MGSPWKGFVEFTLPASPPAAFVSADLSSSSPVGLSLSPYGRSMSFDPGMLHNNGHTAFANGTVAGIRETGVVEKLLTSYGFIQCSERQARLFFHCSQYNGNLQELKIGDDVEFEVSSDRRTGKPIAVKLLKIKPEVLPEERISGQVGPDSHASPFTVLHGYIHPVVSAISTHLDSKSTPGQVPTGSVCYERNGYGFLPSQEVFYLTYTPDDIEGNMHLDTGDKVSFYMETNKHTGAVSAHNIVLVKKKQMRCQGVVCATKEAFGFIERADVVKEIFFHYSEFKGDLEALQAGDDVEFTIKERNGKEVATDVRLLPQGTVIFEDISIEQFEGTVAKVIPKVPTKNQNDPLPGRICARISFTDKELLFGEKDTKSKVTLLEGDHVQFNISTDRRDKLERATNIDILPDTFHFTKESREMGVIAAMRDGFGFIKCVDRDARMFFHFSEVLEESQLHISDEVEFTVVPVSPEKTSMDMLSAQRNHAVRIKKLPKGTVSFHTQSEQRFVGLVEKESTAAVTNNKSASPSKAKEKKKDKGKVVEKEAEEGVISYEDCGVKLTVSYHVKDLDGAAQPQAGDKVEFSINEVKRTGQQSAVTIKILNRTVNTKRLLGYIATLKDNFGFIETANHDQEIFFHYSELCGDLENLELGDTVEYTLSKGKGNKVSAEKVTKVAAGRQESIPGNGVGQDVGEAVMLGKVLRPLRSVDPSQTEYQGLIELTEEDGTKGQHYPFGIVGMANKADCLQKGEMVKFQLCTVSQTGQKMACNVVPQRKALVECVKDQFGFITYEVGESKKLFFHVKEVQDGLELQTGDEVEFSVILNQRTGKCSACNVRRVSEGPKPVATPRPDRLVNRLKSITLDDVSAPRLVIVRQPRGPDNSKGFSVERKTRQPGVID, encoded by the exons CCACCTGCCGCGTTTGTTAGCGCTGATCTAAGCAGCAGCTCCCCCGTCGGACTCAGCCTGTCACCGTACGGCCGATCC ATGAGTTTTGACCCGGGCATGCTCCATAACAACGGGCACACTGCGTTTGCAAACGGCACAGTGGCGGGCATCAGGGAGACTGGCGTAGTGGAGAAGCTGCTTACCTCCTATGGGTTCATCCAGTGCTCTGAGCGGCAGGCCCGCCTGTTCTTTCACTGTTCGCAGTACAATGGAAACCTGCAGGAACTCAAGATAGGAG ATGATGTGGAGTTTGAAGTGTCCTCAGACAGGCGCACTGGCAAGCCCATAGCAGTGAAGTTGCTTAAGATCAAGCCAGAGGTGCTTCCAGAGGAGCGCATCTCGGGCCAGGTGGGGCCAGACTCGCACGCCTCTCCCTTTACTGTGCTGCATGGTTATATTCATCCA GTTGTCTCAGCCATCTCTACTCACCTGGATAGCAAGTCTACTCCAGGCCAGGTGCCCACTGGCAGTGTGTGCTATGAGAGGAACGGG TATGGATTCCTTCCCTCACAGGAGGTGTTCTACCTCACCTACACCCCTGATGACATAGAGGGCAATATGCACCTGGACACTGGAGACAAAGTTAGCTTCTACATGGAGACCAACAAACA CACTGGTGCAGTAAGTGCTCACAATATCGTTCTGGTGAAGAAGAAACAAATGAGGTGCCAGGGAGTTGTTTGTGCAACCAAG GAGGCCTTTGGGTTTATTGAAAGAGCTGACGTGGTGAAAGAGATATTCTTTCACTACAGCGAGTTCAAGGGTGACCTGGAGGCCCTGCAGGCTGGTGACGACGTTGAGTTCACCATTAAAGAGAGAAAC GGGAAAGAGGTGGCCACAGACGTGAGGCTGCTCCCACAGGGGACCGTCATATTTGAGGACATTAGCATTGAGCAGTTTGAAGGCACTGTTGCAAAGGTCATCCCCAAAGTTCCAACCAAGAACCAG AATGATCCGCTACCAGGCCGCATCTGTGCCAGGATCAGTTTTACTGACAAGGAACTCCTTTTTGGAGAGAAGGACACAAAGTCCAAGGTGACCCTGCTGGAGGGCGACCATGTGCAGTTCAACATCTCCACTGACCGCCGGGACAAGCTGGAGCGAGCCACCAACATAGACATCCTTCCAGACACCTTCCACTTCACCAAAGAGTCCCGTGAGATG GGTGTGATTGCTGCCATGCGTGATGGCTTTGGCTTCATCAAGTGTGTAGACCGGGATGCTAGGATGTTCTTTCACTTCAGCGAGGTCCTGGAGGAGAGCCAATTACACATCTCTGATGAAGTAGAGTTCACAGTTGTGCCCGTGAGTCCAGAGAAAACGTCCATG GACATGCTGTCTGCCCAGAGAAACCATGCTGTGCGCATTAAGAAGCTGCCCAAGGGCACGGTCTCCTTCCATACCCAGTCTGAGCAGCGCTTTGTGGGCTTGGTGGAGAAGGAGTCTACAGCGGCCGTCACCAACAACAAGAGCGCAAGCCcaagcaaggccaaagagaag AAAAAAGACAAG GGTAAAGTAGTTGAAAAG GAAGCTGAAGAGGGAGTCATTTCTTATGAGGACTGTGGGGTGAAGCTGACTGTGTCCTACCATGTCAAAGATCTGGATGGAGCTGCCCAGCCACAAGCCGGTGATAAG GTGGAGTTCTCCATCAATGAGGTAAAGAGGACAGGCCAGCAGAGTGCTGTCACCATCAAGATCCTCAACCGGACCGTCAACACCAAGAGACTGCTGGGATACATAGCCACCCTAAAAGACAACTTTGGCTTCATAGAGACGGCCAATCACGATCAAGAGATCTTCTTTCACTACAG TGAGCTGTGTGGAGACTTGGAGAACTTGGAGCTGGGTGACACGGTGGAATACACCCTGTCCAAGGGCAAAGGAAACAAAGTCAGTGCTGAGAAGGTTACGAAGGTGGCGGCAGGTAGGCAGGAGAGTATTCCAG GGAATGGTGTTGGGCAGGATGTTGGTGAGGCAGTAATGCTGGGTAAGGTGCTGCGTCCTCTGCGCAGCGTGGATCCGTCCCAGACTGAGTACCAGGGCCTCATCGAGCTCACAGAGGAAG ATGGCACAAAGGGCCAACATTACCCTTTTGGCATTGTGGGCATGGCGAACAAGGCGGACTGTCTGCAGAAAGGAGAGATGGTGAAGTTCCAGCTGTGCACAGTGTCCCAGACAGGACAGAAGATGGCCTGCAATGTCGTCCCCCAACGCAAAGCCCTTGTGGAATGTGTCAAGGACCAG TTTGGTTTCATCACGTATGAAGTTGGCGAGAGTAAGAAGCTGTTTTTCCACGTGAAGGAGGTGCAGGATGGCTTGGAGCTTCAGACTGGGGATGAGGTGGAATTCTCGGTCATCCTCAACCAACGCACAGGGAAATGTAGTGCCTGCAATGTGCGCCGAGTCAG TGAAGGGCCTAAACCGGTGGCAACCCCCCGCCCCGATCGCTTGGTCAACCGGCTCAAGAGCATCACCCTTGATGATGTTAGCGCCCCCCGCCTAGTCATTGTGAGACAGCCTCGTGGCCCTGATAACTCAAAG GGTTTCAGCGTGGAGAGGAAAACCCGTCAACCGGGTGTCATTGACTGA
- the csde1 gene encoding cold shock domain-containing protein E1 isoform X14: MERIHSEPPLARKTASASSTSAVTIPRSFSVSHKKHKRTPLYQRSMSFDPGMLHNNGHTAFANGTVAGIRETGVVEKLLTSYGFIQCSERQARLFFHCSQYNGNLQELKIGDDVEFEVSSDRRTGKPIAVKLLKIKPEVLPEERISGQVGPDSHASPFTVLHGYIHPVVSAISTHLDSKSTPGQVPTGSVCYERNGYGFLPSQEVFYLTYTPDDIEGNMHLDTGDKVSFYMETNKHTGAVSAHNIVLVKKKQMRCQGVVCATKEAFGFIERADVVKEIFFHYSEFKGDLEALQAGDDVEFTIKERNGKEVATDVRLLPQGTVIFEDISIEQFEGTVAKVIPKVPTKNQNDPLPGRICARISFTDKELLFGEKDTKSKVTLLEGDHVQFNISTDRRDKLERATNIDILPDTFHFTKESREMGVIAAMRDGFGFIKCVDRDARMFFHFSEVLEESQLHISDEVEFTVVPVSPEKTSMDMLSAQRNHAVRIKKLPKGTVSFHTQSEQRFVGLVEKESTAAVTNNKSASPSKAKEKKKDKGKVVEKEAEEGVISYEDCGVKLTVSYHVKDLDGAAQPQAGDKVEFSINEVKRTGQQSAVTIKILNRTVNTKRLLGYIATLKDNFGFIETANHDQEIFFHYSELCGDLENLELGDTVEYTLSKGKGNKVSAEKVTKVAAGRQESIPGNGVGQDVGEAVMLGKVLRPLRSVDPSQTEYQGLIELTEEDGTKGQHYPFGIVGMANKADCLQKGEMVKFQLCTVSQTGQKMACNVVPQRKALVECVKDQFGFITYEVGESKKLFFHVKEVQDGLELQTGDEVEFSVILNQRTGKCSACNVRRVSEGPKPVATPRPDRLVNRLKSITLDDVSAPRLVIVRQPRGPDNSKGFSVERKTRQPGVID; the protein is encoded by the exons ATGGAGAGAATACACTCTGAACCCCCTTTGGCACGTAAAACTGCCTCTGCCTCTTCCACCTCTGCTGTGACTATCCCCCGGTCCTTCTCTgtttcacacaaaaaacacaagcgGACCCCCCTGTATCAGAGATCA ATGAGTTTTGACCCGGGCATGCTCCATAACAACGGGCACACTGCGTTTGCAAACGGCACAGTGGCGGGCATCAGGGAGACTGGCGTAGTGGAGAAGCTGCTTACCTCCTATGGGTTCATCCAGTGCTCTGAGCGGCAGGCCCGCCTGTTCTTTCACTGTTCGCAGTACAATGGAAACCTGCAGGAACTCAAGATAGGAG ATGATGTGGAGTTTGAAGTGTCCTCAGACAGGCGCACTGGCAAGCCCATAGCAGTGAAGTTGCTTAAGATCAAGCCAGAGGTGCTTCCAGAGGAGCGCATCTCGGGCCAGGTGGGGCCAGACTCGCACGCCTCTCCCTTTACTGTGCTGCATGGTTATATTCATCCA GTTGTCTCAGCCATCTCTACTCACCTGGATAGCAAGTCTACTCCAGGCCAGGTGCCCACTGGCAGTGTGTGCTATGAGAGGAACGGG TATGGATTCCTTCCCTCACAGGAGGTGTTCTACCTCACCTACACCCCTGATGACATAGAGGGCAATATGCACCTGGACACTGGAGACAAAGTTAGCTTCTACATGGAGACCAACAAACA CACTGGTGCAGTAAGTGCTCACAATATCGTTCTGGTGAAGAAGAAACAAATGAGGTGCCAGGGAGTTGTTTGTGCAACCAAG GAGGCCTTTGGGTTTATTGAAAGAGCTGACGTGGTGAAAGAGATATTCTTTCACTACAGCGAGTTCAAGGGTGACCTGGAGGCCCTGCAGGCTGGTGACGACGTTGAGTTCACCATTAAAGAGAGAAAC GGGAAAGAGGTGGCCACAGACGTGAGGCTGCTCCCACAGGGGACCGTCATATTTGAGGACATTAGCATTGAGCAGTTTGAAGGCACTGTTGCAAAGGTCATCCCCAAAGTTCCAACCAAGAACCAG AATGATCCGCTACCAGGCCGCATCTGTGCCAGGATCAGTTTTACTGACAAGGAACTCCTTTTTGGAGAGAAGGACACAAAGTCCAAGGTGACCCTGCTGGAGGGCGACCATGTGCAGTTCAACATCTCCACTGACCGCCGGGACAAGCTGGAGCGAGCCACCAACATAGACATCCTTCCAGACACCTTCCACTTCACCAAAGAGTCCCGTGAGATG GGTGTGATTGCTGCCATGCGTGATGGCTTTGGCTTCATCAAGTGTGTAGACCGGGATGCTAGGATGTTCTTTCACTTCAGCGAGGTCCTGGAGGAGAGCCAATTACACATCTCTGATGAAGTAGAGTTCACAGTTGTGCCCGTGAGTCCAGAGAAAACGTCCATG GACATGCTGTCTGCCCAGAGAAACCATGCTGTGCGCATTAAGAAGCTGCCCAAGGGCACGGTCTCCTTCCATACCCAGTCTGAGCAGCGCTTTGTGGGCTTGGTGGAGAAGGAGTCTACAGCGGCCGTCACCAACAACAAGAGCGCAAGCCcaagcaaggccaaagagaag AAAAAAGACAAG GGTAAAGTAGTTGAAAAG GAAGCTGAAGAGGGAGTCATTTCTTATGAGGACTGTGGGGTGAAGCTGACTGTGTCCTACCATGTCAAAGATCTGGATGGAGCTGCCCAGCCACAAGCCGGTGATAAG GTGGAGTTCTCCATCAATGAGGTAAAGAGGACAGGCCAGCAGAGTGCTGTCACCATCAAGATCCTCAACCGGACCGTCAACACCAAGAGACTGCTGGGATACATAGCCACCCTAAAAGACAACTTTGGCTTCATAGAGACGGCCAATCACGATCAAGAGATCTTCTTTCACTACAG TGAGCTGTGTGGAGACTTGGAGAACTTGGAGCTGGGTGACACGGTGGAATACACCCTGTCCAAGGGCAAAGGAAACAAAGTCAGTGCTGAGAAGGTTACGAAGGTGGCGGCAGGTAGGCAGGAGAGTATTCCAG GGAATGGTGTTGGGCAGGATGTTGGTGAGGCAGTAATGCTGGGTAAGGTGCTGCGTCCTCTGCGCAGCGTGGATCCGTCCCAGACTGAGTACCAGGGCCTCATCGAGCTCACAGAGGAAG ATGGCACAAAGGGCCAACATTACCCTTTTGGCATTGTGGGCATGGCGAACAAGGCGGACTGTCTGCAGAAAGGAGAGATGGTGAAGTTCCAGCTGTGCACAGTGTCCCAGACAGGACAGAAGATGGCCTGCAATGTCGTCCCCCAACGCAAAGCCCTTGTGGAATGTGTCAAGGACCAG TTTGGTTTCATCACGTATGAAGTTGGCGAGAGTAAGAAGCTGTTTTTCCACGTGAAGGAGGTGCAGGATGGCTTGGAGCTTCAGACTGGGGATGAGGTGGAATTCTCGGTCATCCTCAACCAACGCACAGGGAAATGTAGTGCCTGCAATGTGCGCCGAGTCAG TGAAGGGCCTAAACCGGTGGCAACCCCCCGCCCCGATCGCTTGGTCAACCGGCTCAAGAGCATCACCCTTGATGATGTTAGCGCCCCCCGCCTAGTCATTGTGAGACAGCCTCGTGGCCCTGATAACTCAAAG GGTTTCAGCGTGGAGAGGAAAACCCGTCAACCGGGTGTCATTGACTGA